One Rosettibacter firmus genomic window carries:
- a CDS encoding sodium-translocating pyrophosphatase produces MVNSLFWIAPASSLLALFFAWFFFKQMMKESEGTEKMASIALYVRKGAMAYLKQQYKVVGMFFIVIMVIFLILAYGFNVQNPWVPFAFITGGFFSGLSGFFGMKTATYASARTANAARESLNKGLRIAFRSGAVMGLVVVGLGLLDISIWFTILNTVYPHATDAHNLVVVTTTMLTFGMGASTQALFARVGGGIFTKAADVGADLVGKVEAGIPEDDPRNPATIADNVGDNVGDVAGMGADLYESYCGSILATAALGASAFINAPELQMRAVLAPMLVAAVGIVLSIVGIFMVRTKEDATQKDLLASLSRGINISSVLIIIFSLLIVYLLGFDNALGIWGSIVTGLVTGIIIGKSTEYYTSHSYKPTQRIADSSQTGPATVIISGLSVGMMSTAIPVISVAIGIILAFLFATNFDLTNINMGLYGIGIAAVGMLSTLGITLATDAYGPIADNAGGNAEMCGLGKEVRKRTDALDSLGNTTAATGKGFAIGSAALTALALLASYVEEVKIALVRAGKTILDFGNGIIIETQKASIMDFMNYYQINLMNPNVLVGVFIGAMMAFMFCGLTMSAVGRAAGKMVDEVRRQFKEIPGILEGKAEPDYASCVAISTRGAQREMVLPSLLAILAPIITGVIFGVAGVMGLLTGGLGAGFVLAIFMANSGGAWDNAKKFIEEGNYGGKGSNPHKAAVIGDTVGDPFKDTSGPSLNILIKLMSMVAIVMAGVTVAFHIL; encoded by the coding sequence ATGGTCAACAGTCTATTTTGGATTGCTCCTGCGTCATCATTATTAGCTCTATTTTTTGCCTGGTTTTTCTTCAAACAAATGATGAAGGAAAGCGAAGGCACAGAAAAAATGGCAAGCATAGCATTGTATGTTCGTAAAGGAGCTATGGCTTACCTTAAACAACAATATAAAGTTGTTGGTATGTTCTTTATTGTTATCATGGTAATTTTCTTGATACTTGCTTATGGTTTTAATGTCCAGAATCCATGGGTACCATTTGCATTTATTACTGGTGGTTTCTTTTCTGGTTTGTCTGGATTTTTCGGTATGAAGACAGCAACTTATGCTTCAGCCAGAACTGCCAATGCAGCCAGAGAATCTTTGAACAAAGGTTTGAGAATTGCATTTCGAAGTGGTGCTGTAATGGGATTGGTTGTAGTTGGACTTGGTTTACTTGATATTTCAATTTGGTTTACGATTTTAAATACTGTTTATCCTCACGCTACAGATGCTCATAATCTTGTCGTTGTTACTACTACAATGTTAACATTTGGAATGGGAGCATCGACTCAAGCATTATTTGCAAGGGTAGGGGGTGGTATCTTTACAAAAGCCGCAGACGTTGGTGCAGATTTGGTCGGTAAAGTTGAAGCTGGAATTCCAGAAGATGACCCTCGAAATCCAGCTACGATTGCAGATAATGTTGGAGATAATGTTGGTGATGTTGCTGGTATGGGTGCAGATTTATATGAATCTTATTGCGGTTCAATTTTAGCTACTGCTGCTTTAGGTGCTTCTGCTTTTATTAATGCTCCTGAATTACAAATGAGAGCAGTTCTGGCTCCAATGCTTGTTGCTGCTGTTGGAATTGTTCTTTCCATCGTTGGTATTTTTATGGTAAGAACTAAAGAAGATGCAACTCAAAAAGATTTGCTTGCATCTTTATCAAGGGGAATAAATATCAGTTCTGTTTTAATTATAATTTTCTCTTTATTAATTGTTTATTTGCTTGGATTTGATAATGCTCTGGGTATTTGGGGTTCGATTGTTACAGGACTTGTAACTGGTATCATAATAGGAAAGTCAACCGAATATTACACTTCACATTCATATAAACCAACTCAAAGAATTGCAGATAGTTCACAAACAGGTCCAGCAACTGTTATTATTTCTGGTTTAAGTGTTGGGATGATGTCTACTGCAATACCTGTTATTTCCGTAGCAATTGGGATTATTCTTGCATTCTTATTTGCTACAAATTTTGATTTAACAAATATAAATATGGGATTATATGGAATTGGTATTGCTGCTGTTGGAATGCTTTCTACTTTAGGAATTACTCTTGCAACAGATGCTTATGGACCAATTGCGGATAATGCAGGCGGTAACGCAGAAATGTGTGGTTTAGGAAAAGAAGTTCGTAAAAGAACAGATGCACTCGATTCATTAGGAAATACAACAGCTGCTACTGGAAAAGGATTTGCAATTGGCTCGGCAGCATTGACAGCCCTTGCACTTCTAGCTTCTTATGTTGAAGAAGTAAAAATAGCACTGGTCAGAGCTGGAAAAACTATTTTAGATTTTGGAAATGGTATAATTATAGAAACTCAAAAAGCAAGTATTATGGATTTTATGAATTACTACCAGATTAATTTAATGAATCCAAATGTTCTTGTTGGGGTTTTCATTGGTGCAATGATGGCATTTATGTTCTGTGGTTTAACTATGAGTGCTGTTGGTCGTGCTGCTGGAAAAATGGTTGATGAAGTTCGCAGACAGTTTAAAGAAATTCCTGGAATACTCGAAGGGAAAGCAGAACCAGATTATGCAAGTTGCGTTGCTATATCAACTCGTGGTGCTCAGAGAGAAATGGTTCTTCCATCTTTACTTGCAATTTTAGCTCCAATTATTACTGGAGTAATATTTGGTGTGGCTGGAGTGATGGGATTGTTAACAGGTGGCCTTGGTGCTGGATTTGTTCTTGCAATTTTCATGGCAAATTCAGGTGGTGCATGGGATAACGCCAAAAAATTTATTGAAGAAGGTAACTATGGTGGTAAAGGATCAAATCCTCATAAAGCTGCTGTAATTGGTGATACTGTTGGAGATCCTTTCAAAGATACATCAGGTCCAAGCTTGAATATTTTAATTAAGTTAATGAGCATGGTTGCTATCGTAATGGCTGGTGTTACAGTAGCATTCCATATTTTATAA
- the erpA gene encoding iron-sulfur cluster insertion protein ErpA: MNEQINLATEIDLTEKAIKQLLKIKEENNIPDNYGLRVSVKGGGCSGFTYQLGFDDSEKPGDTIIEKNGLKILVDGKSLFYLTGTVIDFSDGLNGRGFVFNNPNAKKTCGCGESFGV, from the coding sequence ATGAATGAACAAATAAATCTTGCAACAGAAATAGATTTAACAGAAAAAGCAATTAAGCAATTATTAAAAATAAAAGAAGAGAACAATATTCCAGATAATTATGGATTAAGAGTTAGTGTTAAAGGTGGAGGTTGTTCTGGTTTTACATATCAGCTTGGTTTTGATGATAGTGAAAAACCTGGCGATACAATAATCGAGAAAAATGGATTGAAAATTCTTGTGGATGGAAAGAGTCTTTTTTATTTGACTGGAACAGTCATTGACTTTAGTGATGGATTAAATGGAAGAGGATTTGTCTTCAACAATCCCAATGCTAAAAAAACATGTGGATGTGGTGAATCTTTTGGTGTATGA
- a CDS encoding superoxide dismutase: protein MSKFELPALPYAFNALEPYIDARTMEIHHDKHHGAYVTNLNKAIEGTDLEGKTLEELFKNVSKLPVAVRNNGGGHYNHTMFWEIMGPNKGGEPTGALADAINGTFGSFEKFKEIFNNAAATRFGSGWAWLVLSDGKLVVTSTPNQDNPLMDVAEVKGFPVMGLDVWEHAYYLLYQNRRPEYIANWWNVVNWDAVAKRFAEATK from the coding sequence ATGAGCAAATTCGAATTACCTGCTTTACCATATGCATTTAATGCCCTTGAACCATATATAGATGCAAGAACAATGGAAATACATCACGATAAACATCATGGTGCTTACGTTACTAATTTAAATAAAGCCATTGAAGGAACTGATCTGGAAGGGAAGACACTTGAAGAACTTTTTAAGAATGTTTCTAAACTTCCAGTAGCAGTTCGTAATAACGGCGGTGGTCACTACAATCATACAATGTTCTGGGAAATTATGGGACCAAATAAAGGAGGAGAACCAACTGGTGCTCTTGCCGATGCTATAAATGGTACTTTTGGTTCATTTGAAAAATTCAAAGAAATATTTAATAATGCTGCTGCTACAAGATTTGGTTCTGGATGGGCATGGCTTGTACTAAGTGATGGTAAACTTGTTGTAACATCAACTCCAAATCAAGATAATCCTTTAATGGATGTTGCCGAAGTAAAAGGATTTCCAGTGATGGGACTTGATGTTTGGGAACATGCATACTACTTATTGTATCAAAACAGAAGACCTGAATATATTGCAAACTGGTGGAATGTTGTTAACTGGGATGCAGTTGCAAAAAGATTTGCTGAAGCTACAAAGTAA
- a CDS encoding proline dehydrogenase family protein, giving the protein MNPINKAIVSVVKNLPQSIVFIFAKKYIAGETLEDGIRVVRELNSKGILATMDVLGEAVTNKEESIQAKNECLKVLDAINEFKLNSNLSVKPTQMGLNIDKEFCYHQFSEIIEHASKYNNFVRIDMEDSSTTYATFELYRKLKSKYDNVGVVIQAYLKRIINEISRNDMKDTNYRLCKGIYIEPEEIAYQDRQEVRENFIRILNYLFDNGNYVGIATHDDYLIENAYKMIKEKNISKDKFEFQMLYGVKEKLRDKINADGYKIRVYVPFGKHWYNYSIRRLQENPQVAWYITKSIFSHN; this is encoded by the coding sequence GTGAATCCCATTAACAAAGCAATCGTAAGTGTTGTAAAAAATCTCCCCCAATCCATAGTTTTTATATTTGCAAAAAAATATATAGCAGGCGAGACACTTGAAGATGGAATACGTGTAGTAAGAGAATTGAATTCAAAAGGAATTCTGGCAACTATGGATGTTCTGGGCGAAGCCGTTACAAATAAAGAAGAATCTATTCAAGCAAAAAACGAGTGCTTAAAAGTTCTTGATGCAATTAATGAATTTAAATTGAATTCTAATCTGTCTGTAAAACCAACTCAAATGGGTTTGAATATCGATAAGGAATTTTGTTATCATCAATTTTCAGAAATTATTGAACATGCTTCAAAGTATAATAACTTTGTAAGAATCGATATGGAAGATTCTTCTACTACATATGCTACATTTGAACTTTATAGAAAACTGAAATCAAAATATGATAATGTTGGTGTGGTTATTCAAGCTTATCTTAAACGAATTATAAATGAGATTAGCAGGAATGATATGAAGGATACAAATTATAGATTATGCAAAGGAATTTATATTGAACCAGAAGAAATTGCATATCAAGATAGACAGGAAGTAAGAGAAAATTTTATACGAATTCTCAATTACCTTTTTGATAATGGTAATTATGTTGGTATTGCTACTCATGACGATTATTTAATTGAAAATGCTTACAAAATGATAAAAGAAAAAAATATATCAAAAGACAAATTTGAATTTCAGATGCTTTACGGTGTTAAAGAAAAGTTAAGAGACAAAATTAATGCAGATGGTTATAAGATTCGTGTTTATGTTCCATTTGGTAAACACTGGTATAACTATTCTATAAGAAGATTACAGGAAAATCCTCAAGTTGCATGGTATATAACAAAAAGTATTTTTTCGCATAACTAA